The DNA sequence CAGGGAgcagcccccacacacagccccaggcAGGTGGGGGGTCTGCTGAGGTGAGTCTGGGAGTGGAGGCGactctccctccctggaccccgctGTGCAGAGCCGGCCCgagccccctccccaaaaacagaagtcaaactacgcctGTGCCCCAGGGTCCCGCCCCTGGCCGGAGCCCCAAGCCCCCCTGCCCCGGccgggccctggagtttttagaGCATATGGAGGGGGGCTCCGAAAGAAAAGGGCCGAGACCCCCTGCGCTAGATCCCAGCAAGGCGGGGTCGTCACTGCAGCCGGCTGGTCAGCCCTCTGCCTTTGCTGCTGCGTGACTGTCCCAAAGGCCTTTCTCCAGGGCCGTGCCCAGAAACTCTCTGTCCTGCCCACGCtggcccccagccaggccagccgCACCTCCGTCAGCAACCTGGGCGCTTCGCTCGGCTCCCCTGGGCCCTCTCAGCCCTCTGCCCGGAatcagagccggggagagaacccaggagtcccggctcccagcccctgctctaaccaccagcccccactcccctcccagagccggggagagaacccaggagtcccggctcccagcccccctgctctaacccaccagcccccgctcccctcccagagccggggatagaaaatccctggtgggactttccattcccccctcggcCAGACAGACACCCCTCTGGGACCCCGCCTTTACACCGGGATAGTAACAAAGCAGGTATTATCCCCTGATGGGGCTAATACCCTGGTTGACCCAGGCTCAAGCCATCTCTAGCCATGCCCCTGTCACTCTGAGCCTAGCCTTAGGCGGGGTCCGGGTGTCCCCATACCATTTTGGGGAGTGTGTTTACCCCTAACTCGGTACCAGGGGGATCCGTCGGGAATGTGCCCAGCGCCTAGCACGTCTTAGGAGTGTCTGTGGGTTTGCGACCCCAGCCGGAGTCTTGCCAAGTTCCCGTACCGGACGGGGAACCTGCAGGCGGGCGTCTGCTTTGTGACAGGGCCTGGCCCCGGCTTGGCCGGCGCATCCTCCCCTCTGGACAATCTCGCTTGGTGGCTGCGGCTGGCTGCTCACAGGCCTGTCTCCTTGGCATCAGGGCTGCTTTCCCCCCTTGATCTCGGCCCCCTGCCCCATGCCGAGGCACCGGCTGGCCTGTGTCCCTCCtgggctcccagggctgggggcagggagggcccTTGGCCGGATTACGGGCtggggcaatgggggagggggggtgaggccGCACTGGTCAGGTTGCAGGCTTCCCTAAATGGGATCCCCCATATTCCACCCCCAGGCTCCCCAAACCCTCACCTCAACCCTGGCCCCCCAGATACCCCATAGTCCGAGAGCGGCAGCCCCagggcacggcgggaggggccgcgtggtagCAGGCCAGGCGGGGTGCATGGCAGGGATGGAAAGGGAGACGTGGCCGGCGGGGAGAGGTCCAGGCCAGGTTAATTGATGGCCCCGGAGCCGGATCCCTCCAGGAACTGGCTGTTCCCaggccctgttccctgccctggcccagcctCGTGGCTATAAATCGCCAGTGGGCGCAGCCCTGGCTGCATCCGACGGCCAGCTCCGCTCGCTGCCTCGCGTTCTGCCCTGCACCATGGCGGCCCACCTGGCCCTCTGCCTGCTGTCCGCGCTGCTGGCCACGGGTGAGTGGTAATGTCTGTCCAGCACCAGCCACcagatcccactccccttccagagccggggagagaacccaggagtcctgctcccagcccccccgctgtaaccaccagcccccactcccctcccagagccgggacagaacccaggagtcctgctcccagccccctgctctaacccaccagcccccactcccctcccagagcggggcagagaacccaggagtcctggctcccagccacccctgctctaacccctagtcCCCATTCCCCTCAcagagccggggacagaacccaggagtcctgctcccagccccctgctctaacccaccagcccccgctcccctcccagagccggggagagaacccaggagtcctggctcccagccccccctgctctaaccactagatcccactccccactcagagaacccaggagtcctggctcccagaacgGCAAGCCCAATCTAAGCTCCGCTACTCAGCTGCTGCGGGTGACCAGGCAGCAGGGGTGCCCCCACTGGAACGATCTGTTAAGGGGGGGCCAGCGGCCCTGCAGATTATCCCTCTCCCaaatcctcccctctctccccaggtgGCTGCCTGAAGTGCGAACGCTGCAGCAGCGCTGACAAGACGTGCTCCGGAGAGCCACAGGACTGCGCTCCCTCCCAGACCGCCTGCCTCATCCTCACCTCGGAGACCAGAGTCGGTGGGTGACGGGCATCTCCCCGCCCccgaggaggaggggctgggctctgctgctggccagcCAGCAGGGCCCCTGTCACGCCAGGCACCACCCAgactccaactgagatcagggcccgtcACGCCAGGTGCAGtggagtcaacctgtggaactcctcgccagaggatgttgtgacagccaagactagaacagggttcaaacaagaactagataagttcatggaggataggtccatcaatggctattagccaggatgggcaggaatggtgtccctagcctctgtttgccagaaactgggaatgggcaacaggggagggatcacttcatgattccctgttctgttcattccctctgggtagAGTGGCCAACTTTCCaactgcagaaaaccaaacacccctgccccgccccttcctgaggccactccagagctggggcaggcggttggggtgtgtggcggggtgcaggctctggtgtggggctggggctgaggggttcggcgtGCGGGAAGGGGCgtgggctttgggagggagtttgggtgcgggacgAGGTTtgaacctggggcagggggttggggtgtaggaggggttttGGGCTGTGGGGTCCGAGCAGGActgacctcaggtggctcccggaagtggctggcatgtctggctcctaggtggaggcgtggccaggtagctctgtgcactgcacccatccgcaggtgccgcccccgtagctctcattggccacagttcccagctaatgggagctgcggagccagcactcgtggtgggggcagcatgcggagccctgtggccgcgcctccgcataggagtcGGAGGGACGTGCCGGCTGGTtccaggagccgcgcagagccagggcaggccttagccccgctgtgccgcaGCCCGTCCGGCCCGGTGACGCCTCCCCCGCGTCTCGcccccagggaaggagcagaaactGGGCACCTACAAGGGCTGCACCGAGAAGAAGTTCTGCCCCCCGCGATCCTCCAGCCTCAGTTCTGCCTTCGGCCTGCGTGTGCGGAGCGCCGCCAAGTGCTGCCAGCGGGACCTGTGCAACAAGGGGGCCGTGAGGTGTACGGGACCAGTTGCTTGCCCGGCCCCCGCTTGACCCATGAGAccctgctcccctgcctgagccggggagagaacccaggagtcctggctcccagcccctgcccccctctctgACCCATGAGACCCCGCTCCCCTGCCtaagccggggagagaacccaggagtcctggctcccagcccctctcccccctctgaCACATGAGAtcccgctcccctgcctgagacggagagagaacccaggagtcctggctcccagctcccctgctctaacccacgacaccccactcccctgcctgagccggggagagaacccaggagtcctggctcccagcccctgcccccctctctgACCCATGAGACCCCGCTCCCCTGCCtaagccggggagagaacccaggagtcctggctcccagcccctctcccccctctgaCACATGAGAtcccgctcccctgcctgagacggagagagaacccaggagtcctggctcccagctcccctgctctaacccacgacaccccactcccttccctgagccggggagagaacccaggagtcctggctcccctagCCCCCCattctaacccaccagaccccgctccccagcttgagccaggcagagaacccaggagtcctggccctcaGCTCCCACCCACGCCTCCCATGCCAACCCAGTACACCCCACTCCCGTCTCAGATTCAGGAGTCGCTCTGACCATTGGGACACACAGCCCCATCCCgccgccctgccctgctccgAGCACCAGCACTGACTGTGTCTCTCTGTCCCTAGTGCCACGGGCGCAGCCCAAGCCCAGCGGGCTGCAGTGCCCGGGCTGCGTGTCCGAGGGCACCGAATGCCAGGCCAATGAGACCGTGAGCTGCCTGGGCGCCGAGAACCACTGCGTCTATTTCGCTGGATCCATCACAACCGGTAACGGCGCGGGGGGgacaatgggggcggggaagggctcTGGCATCGAGCGGAGGAAGGCAGGGCAAGGAGTGAGCGCGGGGGTCAACGCCAGGCACAGCCCAGTCAGGGATAAGGCCCCGTTGTAACGAGCTCCcgcgggctgggctgggttcgCCCCCCATTGTGTCCTCTCTGGCAGCTGCATTAGTGGAACACAAGTCACTGAGCTCCGGGCCGGGGGAGACTCACCGGGGCGCTGCGGGGGGGAAATTAGCCAAGAACCTTGTGGAATTAAAATGCAGGTAAGATTCAGAAGAACAAAAACCACAAAGAAAATTCCCCACCCGCGGGAAAGCTCTGGAAAGCCGGCCaggtggagggggaggtgccGGTTCGGGGCCGGCCGGCCAGGTGAACCGACGGGGGTGAGGTCCCAGCTCAGGGCCAGCCGGCCAGGTGAACCGACGGGGGTGAGGTCCCAGCTCAGGGCCGGCCGGCCAGGTGAACCTACAGGGGTGATGTCCCGGCTCGGGGCAGGCCGGCCAGGTGAACCGACGGGGGTGAGGTCCCAGCTCAGGGCCGGCCGGCCAGGTGAACCGACGGGGGTGAGGTCCCAGCTCGGGGCAGGCCGGCCAGGTGAACCGACAGGGGTGAGGGCCCGGCTCCGGACTGGCCGGCCAGGCTCTGGTAGCCCTGGGACCTGCCTCCGGGGCACCCAGTGGCTGGCAGCGTGGTACCCGGGACCCACAGGGCCTCCCGCCTGGTgagctgcggggggtggagggggtgggatcAGGTGTCCCCGTCCCCTCAGCAGGCAGGTGCCCGGCGGAGTTTGGTGGCAATCGAAGGTCTCAGGGAGCTGTTCCCAGGGGACTCTCTGGGGCGTGATCCCCCCGGCGACGCCCTTCTCCGCTCTGCTTTCAGGCACCCGGAATTACACCTACGCCGTGCGCGGCTGTGCCACGAAAAGCACCTGCGCTAGCAAGGTGGGGGTGTACAAGCTGCCGGGGGTCTTCACCGACATCGTGATAACGTCCGAATGcagcccggcccccacccccggccccaagcAGAGCACTTAGCCCCCAGCGCCGCCACCAGGCCCCAGGCCAGCCGCCGCCTGGGGCACACGGAGCCCGGCTGGGGGTCGCTCCTGTCGCCGTCGCTTTCGGCACGATCCAGGATCGGGATCCAGCATCGGGCACAAGCCGCAAACTGCTGGCGGCGGGGGGAGGTTATTTCCTGTGAGAACGTCCCTGAATAAAGCATCACCAGAGGATGAAGGGGGAAAAGACGTGTGACTTTTTTACCACTGTTGCAAAACTGGCACAACAGGATGCCACGGACTCCCAGGTCgcgcccactcttggccccatgctgtccgtggggggtgcccctttcagtgcgacagcccttctcgggggtccactctctcggggtcaggcccctccacctcctggagctgcacctctctgagccttagcacgtctgtctctgccgtgggccccctcagggagtccacccACTCTGGACCCCCCGGGCCTCCACTCGCAGAGGGAATAATGCCCCCCCCCTCGTTCTCTAGTccagagcgactctcagccagcgtaaaacaggagggtttattgagagttgaacccagcacaggaaactctccagcctcaggcctggcctccctcagcccagcacatcccagtctccctgcatccaggtgggctctgcctgctccccctctccagccccgagcccccctgcttcccagctgggcatctgatacccccagccccaagccccccatctgtccattgtcttctctccagggaaacagggtcgtaaaccaggtcacctgggcctcctctcttCTCCGTCCTCCTCTGGCCCCTCGGGCTGGAACCGGCTgatcaggtcaccggggtcccctccccgcagcccattgtccttcccctggccagaaccggctgcgactcCGGAGCTGAGCCTCCGGATCACCAGGTCACTGGTCGCTGGGGTCTCCATTCTCCAGggcattggctggggtcccaagttccctctccggtcctgtgcaaaaacaaactccctctccccttccctcgttaaaccagtaacacccagggaaactgagtcccaccccctctgcatgcaaaccattggaaaccCACAGAAAAAACAagaacaccccccacacacacacttcgtcACACAGGCCCCCAATCTCGGCTTGGGTCTGGGCAGTATCCGGCACAGGGGGGGACCCTGGACTCGATTGGAGTCTGTGTGGTgcgtagcacaatgggggccctggTCTTGTGCGAGGTTGGGGCAGTACCCAGGGGGTCTGGCCAGTGCCTGGTGCAAATGGGGCTCCAGTCTTGTTTGGAGTCTGGGCTGCACCCCCATCTCTCAGCTGATCCCTAGGACCAGAGGCAAACCCCAGTTGCTCCCATCTCAGGCACCCCCCTACAAGGAGAGACAGTGTCatccagtggttagtgcactcacctCAGATgcaagagacccaggttcaactccctgctctgccccagaccccttgGGTAAATCACCCAGctgctctgtgcatcagtttctctGCCCTGTCTCCCAGGGGAGTGCGGGGATGAAGCGGCAAGGACGAGGCCAGCGAGTCCTGGTCCAGACAGGGGGGGAACACGCTGAGTTGTGCCCAGCCCCTTGGGGAGCTCTCCTCCACTGCCTGCCCCCTCCGTGAACTGCACTCATGGGCGGAGATTGGGGGGCAGGTGCATTAGCCGCTTTTTGTATTTCCACATGCCCATGCAGTGAATAACGCTGGATCCTAAAGTCTGGATCCTAAATCCAGGATCCTACTGAGATGGGGCTGCCTCAGACCTTCACTGGGCATTCTgcaggcaagtccctcctgaccccagtgtgggggtgggaggagaaaagcagtgagcaaaggggggagggggaagaggcgggacaggggtggggctttggggtggggagaggtgcggcaggggaggttccagcactcctgttggagtgtccagtttttaaatattactaagttggcaactctaacagacaagcccttagaatccAGGACGCTCACACCCACGAACCGTcccaaaccagagagagacaaagcaggctgctccctaaggcagtgaGGCCCAGCTCGCCCCCTCCCTTTTCTCTAGGCTGGCTCTCCACAGACTGACTCAGGCCACGTCCGTCCTTTCAGTGCCCCCAAGCCTGCCAGCATGACTGGGAAACCCTAGCATTGTTTGGGGAATTATGACATTTTGAAACGtgagtgttactgaaatatgtggtgaggttgggaacacccacaaccagccatTCACGTACAACAATGGAACAGCCAGACAGTGTTGAGGGAATCCACACTCCCAAGGATGACCCAGGAACTGGATACGATGAAGACGTCTCAGGGAGAGTGGAGGCTGCTTGTCTCACATCACAGCAAAAGCTCTTTCCAGCCAGCTGGAGGAACCTGTAAAGGGGGGAAATGACGTCAtcccctgtcctccctcccccccaacccaacACCTGGGAACacgtctggaggacaaagactgacCAGGGGAGCGGGTCCGGGCTGCAAAGGAGAATCCCAGCCTGTGTATCAAGGAACGATCCCATCAGGGTGACACAGCCCCATTCAAACCctggctggtttctagaactcaGACTGcgattttccttttatttcttagTGACCAGCTCGGATCTACTCACTCACCGCTTATAGCCAGTGAACATCTGGaacgatgctgcctttggtgggacactttGAGACATTCGACAGACATTTAGAAACGTCATTCACAGACAAACAGCTATTtcccac is a window from the Malaclemys terrapin pileata isolate rMalTer1 chromosome 21, rMalTer1.hap1, whole genome shotgun sequence genome containing:
- the LOC128827293 gene encoding phospholipase A2 inhibitor and Ly6/PLAUR domain-containing protein-like gives rise to the protein MAAHLALCLLSALLATGGCLKCERCSSADKTCSGEPQDCAPSQTACLILTSETRVGKEQKLGTYKGCTEKKFCPPRSSSLSSAFGLRVRSAAKCCQRDLCNKGAVRLPRAQPKPSGLQCPGCVSEGTECQANETVSCLGAENHCVYFAGSITTGTRNYTYAVRGCATKSTCASKVGVYKLPGVFTDIVITSECSPAPTPGPKQST